Proteins encoded in a region of the Pirellulaceae bacterium genome:
- a CDS encoding tetratricopeptide repeat protein, with product MAVESDLVSQLSGKRVAFVGKLGGVNRREASRLLRQHGAIPVDELDQQVNIAVIGADELPIGDESMLSEAMRDAAGRGTLEVISETEFWHRLGFGENEKEGNVRRLYTPAMLAQLLDLPVATVRRWHRRGLIVPAREVHRLPYFDFQEVATARRLAELLAAGASPSAIEKNLEQLARLVPDVDRPLAQLSVIVEGRQLLLRQGEGLIEAGGQMRLDFDSEQESELEGPLLDEVAEPVVLSMESVLSQDENEFSCDDMIRMANDLEDAGQTREAIEMYRAALVAGGPHAEICFRLAELLYLIGDVTAARERYSTAVELDENYVEARANLGCVLSETGELELAIAAFQGALRSHPDYPDVHYHLARSFDENSQVNEAEHHWREFIRLAPDSPWAAEARSRIGIDGH from the coding sequence ATGGCGGTCGAATCGGATCTCGTATCGCAGCTCTCGGGGAAACGTGTTGCCTTCGTCGGCAAACTTGGTGGAGTTAATCGGCGTGAGGCCTCTCGCTTGCTGCGCCAACACGGTGCGATTCCCGTCGATGAACTTGATCAACAAGTCAACATTGCGGTGATCGGTGCGGATGAGCTGCCGATTGGTGATGAATCGATGTTGAGCGAGGCCATGCGCGACGCTGCGGGGCGTGGAACTCTGGAGGTCATTTCAGAGACGGAGTTTTGGCACCGACTCGGCTTTGGCGAGAACGAGAAAGAGGGAAATGTTCGGCGACTCTACACGCCCGCCATGCTGGCCCAATTACTCGATTTACCGGTTGCAACCGTGCGACGCTGGCATCGACGTGGCTTGATCGTTCCTGCTCGCGAAGTCCATCGGCTACCCTACTTTGACTTTCAAGAAGTGGCGACAGCTCGTCGGCTTGCTGAACTGCTTGCGGCAGGCGCATCGCCATCTGCTATCGAAAAGAATCTTGAACAGCTTGCCCGTTTGGTCCCTGATGTCGATCGACCGTTGGCTCAGCTCTCCGTTATTGTCGAGGGGCGGCAATTGTTGCTGCGGCAGGGGGAAGGCTTGATCGAGGCCGGCGGCCAGATGCGGCTCGATTTTGATTCGGAGCAAGAGAGCGAATTAGAAGGCCCCCTGCTCGACGAAGTTGCAGAGCCCGTGGTGCTTTCGATGGAATCGGTCTTATCTCAAGACGAAAATGAGTTTTCCTGCGACGACATGATTCGCATGGCCAACGATCTGGAGGACGCGGGACAAACTCGCGAGGCGATTGAAATGTATCGAGCTGCTCTGGTGGCTGGTGGCCCGCACGCGGAAATTTGCTTCCGCTTGGCCGAGTTGCTTTACTTGATCGGAGATGTGACAGCCGCGCGAGAACGCTATTCAACGGCTGTTGAGCTTGACGAGAACTACGTCGAAGCACGTGCGAATCTTGGCTGTGTCTTGTCAGAAACCGGCGAATTGGAGTTGGCCATTGCAGCTTTTCAAGGAGCACTCCGCTCTCATCCAGACTATCCGGACGTGCACTACCATCTGGCCCGTTCTTTCGATGAAAATTCGCAAGTTAATGAGGCGGAACACCATTGGAGAGAGTTTATTCGTCTGGCTCCCGACAGCCCCTGGGCAGCTGAAGCTCGCAGTCGAATCGGTATCGACGGGCATTGA
- a CDS encoding VWA domain-containing protein: protein MSFIHLSLLSIGGLFLVLPIALHLAMRQKPRHQVFPAIRFLQVRQTTNKRRLQLRQWLLLFLRCLVVLLLALALARPSVASANLGQWLAVGVQLLLLLLFAFVTLAVYTYRRGPLLLGALLLLNLILMVSLANSALAITRGSAPLMLGDSQAPVAAVVLIDTSPRMAYRHQNRTRLDKAKEMAKWLVLQLPADSDVAIIESRPRTAAYAVDASAAVKAIEAIRVGYQPQMWNQLLENALQLLEQSEYERKELYVISDLTAETWDDAVNGSFASDLAAAANVTLQVIDVGVAESRNDAVVALELSEEMVPSGSPINLRANIRRSGSAGSCTLRLFVESEDSEDPIIVDGELQLPETTMRGKQTIDLAEDSSAWISFSLSSLPFGTHHGYLEIDGDDGLEIDDRRYFTVHVRPAWRVLVVAADGVDSDFLTSVLSPRGFRSAKFDCTVVSQSQLKEQRLQDFSAVAVLDPKPLADDQWNKLKRYVEAGGGLALFLGRNAQSAEKFNSEAAADVMPGNIQRQWRDDEGIFYAPREFDHPMMALFRDIRSTVPWQSMPIFRHWVIEQLTEDASVIVPFSNNKPAIVERLIGAGRMVLVATPVSEAESPGMAAWNQVLNSPDPWPFVMLLDRLFLYLVQSQDAPLNYQTGQIAQIAAPNTRDQRWPLLTPRGDWQEVTSNDGQIRVAFTEDPGVYRLKASEAADTARGFSVNLNEQATLLDRITRERLDETFGVARFRLARERDEIIREIDQARIGREFYPFLLPVLVLILALEFVLSNRFYSHG from the coding sequence ATGTCGTTTATACACCTGTCGTTGCTTAGTATCGGTGGACTATTCTTAGTCCTGCCGATTGCGCTGCATTTGGCGATGCGACAGAAGCCTCGGCATCAGGTATTCCCGGCAATTCGTTTTCTCCAAGTGCGACAGACGACGAACAAACGTCGCCTCCAATTACGCCAATGGTTGCTGCTGTTTTTGAGATGCCTGGTGGTTCTCTTGTTGGCGTTGGCGTTGGCAAGGCCGAGCGTAGCCTCGGCAAACCTGGGGCAATGGCTCGCGGTGGGTGTTCAGCTCTTGTTGCTGTTGCTATTCGCATTTGTCACGCTGGCAGTCTACACGTATCGCCGAGGACCGCTCCTGTTGGGAGCGCTCTTGCTGCTGAATCTGATCTTGATGGTCTCCTTGGCGAATTCCGCGTTGGCGATTACTCGAGGCTCTGCACCGCTCATGTTGGGTGACAGTCAGGCGCCGGTGGCGGCAGTTGTGTTGATTGATACTTCGCCACGAATGGCCTACCGGCATCAGAATCGGACTCGTCTGGACAAAGCCAAGGAGATGGCAAAATGGTTGGTCTTGCAACTTCCGGCCGACAGTGATGTGGCTATTATCGAATCTCGTCCGAGGACGGCGGCCTATGCCGTCGATGCAAGTGCCGCAGTGAAAGCCATTGAGGCGATTCGAGTTGGCTATCAGCCCCAGATGTGGAATCAGCTACTGGAAAACGCTTTGCAATTACTCGAGCAGAGCGAATATGAACGTAAAGAACTTTATGTCATTTCTGATTTGACTGCGGAAACCTGGGACGATGCGGTCAACGGATCGTTCGCAAGCGACCTGGCTGCAGCTGCCAATGTTACCCTGCAAGTCATCGATGTGGGGGTCGCGGAATCGAGGAATGACGCAGTTGTCGCGCTTGAACTTTCTGAAGAGATGGTGCCGAGCGGCAGTCCCATCAATCTTCGTGCCAATATCCGACGGTCAGGATCGGCTGGAAGCTGCACACTTCGATTGTTTGTGGAAAGCGAAGATAGCGAGGATCCCATTATCGTGGATGGCGAACTTCAGCTGCCGGAAACCACGATGCGGGGCAAGCAAACAATTGATTTGGCTGAGGATTCATCGGCATGGATCTCTTTTTCATTGTCTTCTTTGCCGTTTGGAACCCATCACGGATATCTTGAAATCGATGGTGACGATGGCTTGGAGATTGATGATCGTCGGTACTTCACGGTGCACGTGCGCCCTGCTTGGCGAGTGCTCGTTGTTGCTGCTGATGGCGTGGATAGTGATTTCTTGACGTCCGTATTGTCACCGCGGGGTTTTCGGAGTGCGAAGTTTGACTGCACTGTTGTCTCGCAGTCGCAACTCAAAGAACAACGATTGCAGGATTTTTCCGCTGTTGCGGTCCTTGATCCAAAGCCATTAGCGGACGATCAATGGAATAAGTTGAAACGGTATGTCGAAGCCGGAGGAGGGCTTGCGCTGTTCTTGGGACGTAACGCACAAAGCGCCGAGAAGTTTAACAGCGAGGCGGCCGCTGACGTCATGCCAGGTAACATCCAACGCCAGTGGCGAGACGACGAGGGTATCTTCTACGCGCCCCGAGAATTCGATCATCCGATGATGGCACTGTTTCGCGATATTCGCTCGACAGTTCCTTGGCAATCGATGCCGATCTTTCGGCATTGGGTTATCGAACAGCTGACAGAAGACGCGTCCGTGATCGTGCCGTTTTCTAACAATAAGCCGGCCATTGTCGAACGATTGATTGGTGCTGGTAGGATGGTTCTGGTTGCAACGCCCGTGTCGGAAGCCGAATCGCCGGGGATGGCAGCCTGGAATCAGGTGTTGAACAGTCCTGATCCATGGCCCTTCGTGATGTTGCTTGATCGCCTTTTTTTGTATTTGGTGCAGAGTCAAGATGCACCGCTAAATTATCAGACTGGGCAGATCGCACAAATTGCCGCACCGAATACGCGGGACCAGCGATGGCCACTCCTCACCCCTCGCGGTGATTGGCAGGAAGTTACCTCAAATGACGGTCAAATTCGTGTCGCGTTCACTGAAGATCCCGGCGTGTATCGCTTGAAAGCGAGCGAGGCGGCTGATACGGCTCGAGGTTTTTCTGTCAATCTTAATGAGCAAGCGACGCTACTCGATCGTATTACGCGAGAACGATTAGATGAAACTTTTGGCGTCGCCCGTTTTCGTTTGGCCCGTGAACGCGACGAGATCATAAGAGAAATTGATCAGGCTAGAATTGGTCGAGAATTCTATCCGTTTCTGTTGCCTGTTCTTGTACTGATTCTCGCCCTTGAGTTTGTGCTTTCGAATCGCTTTTACTCGCACGGATAA
- a CDS encoding lipoate--protein ligase family protein, giving the protein MKVLDLTMPTVAENLALDEALLDRAVARGSQAEVFRLWESNQPAAIIGRASRVEEEVNRDYCQANQVAIQRRCSGGASVMIGPGCLMYAVVLSTVARPQLSVVDQIHQYVLGHLRTALAQASIKVDVSGTSDLTVGEKKCSGNSLRCKREAVLYHGTLLYGASIPAISMCLKMPPRQPAYREQRSHRHFLTNLSVERDYLSQALKKAWACDGPLLDWPAEETRRLAETKYSTDQWNLQR; this is encoded by the coding sequence ATGAAAGTACTCGATCTCACCATGCCAACTGTGGCCGAAAATCTCGCGTTGGACGAGGCGTTGCTTGATCGGGCTGTCGCTCGAGGCTCCCAAGCCGAGGTTTTTCGCCTCTGGGAGTCCAACCAGCCGGCGGCCATCATTGGTCGCGCGTCGCGGGTGGAAGAGGAGGTGAATCGTGACTATTGCCAAGCAAATCAGGTGGCCATCCAGCGGCGCTGCAGCGGTGGGGCTTCCGTCATGATTGGCCCTGGCTGTCTGATGTACGCGGTAGTGCTCAGTACAGTGGCCCGCCCGCAGCTGTCAGTCGTCGACCAAATTCATCAATACGTGCTTGGTCACCTGCGAACTGCGTTAGCTCAAGCATCAATCAAAGTTGACGTCTCGGGAACCAGCGACCTGACCGTGGGCGAGAAAAAATGCTCTGGAAACAGCCTTCGATGTAAACGGGAAGCCGTCCTCTACCATGGCACGTTGCTCTACGGCGCATCCATTCCTGCGATTAGCATGTGCCTGAAGATGCCGCCCCGGCAGCCTGCCTACCGAGAACAAAGGTCACATCGCCATTTCCTGACGAATCTGAGCGTCGAAAGGGACTACTTGTCTCAGGCATTGAAAAAAGCATGGGCCTGCGATGGCCCACTATTGGATTGGCCTGCAGAGGAAACTCGCCGGCTGGCGGAAACCAAGTATTCCACCGATCAGTGGAATCTGCAGCGCTGA
- a CDS encoding MoxR family ATPase, protein MLQEFSQHRQLMQQELQKVIVGQNDVIEQLFAAIFTRGHCLLEGVPGLAKTLMVSTLASILDVGFNRIQFTPDLMPSDITGTNVIDEDESGHRQFRFVEGPIFSNILLADEINRTPPKTQAALLQAMQEREVTVGRTTYTLPEPFFTIATQNPIEQEGTYPLPEAQLDRFMFNIKVGYPTAEEEEQILSVTTRNEKVEVRKVLSAKAIVNLQKLVSSVAVSEYIVKYVARLVRATRPKDESAPEFVRELVDWGAGPRAGQFLINGGKALAAMDGRFSVAIEDVRKIAIPVLRHRISTNFQAQAEGMSNEDIVIRLMEIIPEPEVPKFTQPAG, encoded by the coding sequence ATTCTTCAAGAATTCAGTCAACATCGTCAATTGATGCAGCAAGAGTTGCAAAAGGTTATCGTCGGCCAAAACGACGTGATCGAACAGCTCTTTGCGGCAATTTTTACGCGCGGGCACTGCCTGTTAGAGGGGGTGCCGGGGCTGGCGAAGACGCTGATGGTTAGCACCTTGGCCTCAATTCTGGATGTTGGCTTCAATCGTATTCAGTTTACCCCCGATCTGATGCCATCCGATATCACGGGTACGAATGTGATCGATGAAGATGAGTCGGGGCACCGGCAATTTCGTTTTGTCGAAGGTCCGATTTTTTCAAATATATTGCTGGCAGACGAGATTAACCGGACGCCACCAAAAACTCAGGCCGCACTGTTGCAAGCCATGCAGGAGCGCGAAGTCACGGTCGGGCGCACGACTTATACGCTGCCCGAGCCATTTTTTACGATCGCGACACAGAATCCGATTGAGCAAGAAGGGACCTATCCCCTGCCGGAGGCACAACTGGATCGTTTCATGTTTAACATCAAGGTGGGTTACCCGACAGCCGAAGAGGAGGAGCAAATCCTTTCGGTGACCACTCGAAACGAGAAAGTCGAAGTGCGGAAGGTACTTTCCGCAAAGGCGATTGTGAATCTGCAAAAGCTGGTAAGCAGCGTGGCGGTAAGCGAATACATTGTCAAATATGTCGCTCGGTTGGTTCGAGCAACGCGACCCAAGGATGAGTCTGCGCCGGAATTTGTCCGCGAATTGGTCGACTGGGGGGCAGGTCCACGAGCGGGGCAGTTTCTCATCAACGGAGGAAAAGCTCTGGCCGCCATGGATGGACGTTTTTCGGTGGCGATCGAAGACGTTCGGAAAATTGCGATTCCTGTCTTGCGACATCGAATCAGCACGAATTTTCAGGCACAGGCGGAAGGGATGTCAAATGAAGATATTGTGATCCGCTTGATGGAGATCATTCCGGAACCCGAAGTCCCTAAATTTACTCAGCCCGCCGGCTGA
- a CDS encoding HEAT repeat domain-containing protein: protein MSENETPDSGDPGPAGTVDADDQLPPVSPPTAGFLMQLFIVPMVIVIIIVMVCLMFNWLAHLGTRPEDLVDDLERLNPGSWQKALTIANYLCDPNQSELRQNQLMADRLAEVLDKQMEVGAMSDEQIQLRVYLCRALGVFEVDNGMPALITAASTQRDPKELEVRLAALEALATLADGVPDGKKLMRGNPKLIKTIDAAAREFDETGLEKQANAELRQRAAYALGVIGGEQCQDTLAKMTSDPEWAVRFNAATGLARNGDARGVDQLIAMLRPADLTGVDGQPLDPATSFSIVRNGLRAIMQLNDVNSTADLSALQVAVQQLVDKDPQGAIGVDAKVTLQALKARNVATLRRNAKQNVCCARAMKRSRCADWPVGEAA, encoded by the coding sequence ATGTCGGAAAATGAAACCCCAGATTCTGGCGATCCCGGGCCAGCCGGTACTGTTGACGCTGATGACCAACTGCCGCCGGTCAGCCCGCCGACCGCCGGTTTTTTGATGCAACTGTTCATCGTGCCCATGGTGATCGTTATCATCATCGTCATGGTTTGTTTGATGTTCAATTGGTTGGCCCATTTGGGAACTCGGCCGGAAGATTTGGTGGATGATCTCGAAAGACTGAATCCGGGAAGCTGGCAAAAAGCATTGACGATTGCGAATTACCTCTGTGATCCGAATCAGTCTGAGTTGCGTCAAAATCAACTCATGGCAGATCGGCTTGCTGAGGTTCTCGACAAGCAGATGGAAGTGGGTGCCATGAGCGACGAGCAGATTCAGTTGCGCGTCTACCTTTGTCGAGCGTTGGGCGTTTTCGAAGTCGACAATGGCATGCCGGCGCTTATCACCGCCGCATCGACGCAACGCGATCCCAAGGAACTCGAAGTGCGCCTAGCAGCGCTCGAGGCTCTGGCAACACTCGCGGATGGGGTTCCCGATGGAAAAAAATTGATGCGCGGAAATCCCAAGTTGATAAAAACCATCGATGCGGCTGCGAGAGAATTTGATGAAACCGGTTTGGAGAAGCAGGCCAACGCGGAACTGCGCCAACGGGCTGCCTACGCTTTGGGAGTGATTGGTGGCGAACAATGCCAAGACACGTTGGCTAAGATGACCTCTGATCCGGAGTGGGCTGTTCGATTTAATGCGGCCACTGGCTTAGCCCGCAATGGAGATGCCCGTGGTGTCGATCAATTGATTGCCATGTTGCGGCCAGCCGATTTGACGGGCGTTGACGGCCAACCGCTTGATCCTGCGACATCGTTTTCGATTGTTCGAAACGGCTTGCGAGCGATCATGCAACTGAACGACGTCAACTCGACCGCTGATCTATCGGCACTTCAAGTTGCCGTGCAGCAGCTCGTCGACAAGGATCCGCAAGGTGCCATTGGCGTGGATGCAAAAGTAACCCTGCAAGCTTTGAAGGCTCGTAACGTGGCCACACTGCGACGAAATGCGAAGCAAAACGTTTGTTGCGCCCGAGCGATGAAGCGGTCCCGGTGCGCCGACTGGCCGGTGGGCGAGGCTGCTTGA
- a CDS encoding DUF4159 domain-containing protein, producing MTLRSVQFNVLLLALIGSIVTPTWGQITAEKVKRSLERGILYLKAEQNPRLGNWSEQNGYPGGVTALCTLALLNAGVPADDPVIRKSLEYLRKPKSPLRTYSVALQTMVLCAADPQQDRLQIRENVKWLQQIQITDGPFNGAWAYGELKRGGDPSNTQFAMLALYAAETIGINVEESTWRRALGYWTRTQRDNGSWGYNPEMPSTGSMTCAGVASVVIASGQVSESDAKVTGDVVDCCARQSNNNVAQQGLDWLGRNFSVNSNPNSMASRRNRSFSRTWLLYYMYGIERVGRLSGRRFIGHHDWYREGAETLLEQQDRLRGYWRGTGMEANTHIGTALAVLFLAKGRRPVVIAKLRREPEADWNRHRHDLAHLTRDIERRWERDLSWQIIEGSAATVEDLLETPVLYLSGRDSLQLSRQQKDILRQYIDQGGFIFAEACCEGSGFDKDFRELIAELFPENPLRLLPADHPIWYAEERVNPDHMRPLYGVDSCCRTSIVYCPGELSCYWELADSRQQSSYPPVVQEEIKAALAIGANVITYATNRELKEKLDTPPVLAFEGDQGVHERGTLYIAKLAHNGGSDDAPAALANLQRLLGSKLNLRVSSEKRLLPFTDTTLSEYPIAFMHGRRSFRLTAAERSALVDFVKNGGFIFADSICASQQFTDSFRREMKAAFPDHPLQAIPSDHPLFTDAFQGFDLSKVQLRDPQQRRTENQPLRSRVESVPPELQGIEIDGRLAVVFSPYDLSCALENQGSIECKGYMREDAAKIGINVILYAMQN from the coding sequence ATGACCCTACGAAGCGTCCAATTCAACGTTTTGCTTCTTGCGCTGATTGGATCAATTGTGACGCCAACGTGGGGACAGATTACAGCTGAAAAGGTAAAGCGGTCGCTGGAACGGGGCATTTTGTATTTGAAAGCTGAACAAAATCCGCGGCTCGGCAACTGGAGCGAACAAAATGGCTATCCGGGAGGCGTTACGGCTCTCTGCACACTGGCTTTGCTCAACGCAGGTGTTCCGGCCGATGATCCGGTGATTCGCAAATCGCTTGAGTATTTACGCAAACCTAAGAGTCCACTTCGAACCTACAGCGTCGCCTTGCAGACGATGGTGCTTTGCGCGGCGGATCCTCAACAAGATCGTTTGCAGATTCGTGAAAATGTGAAATGGCTTCAACAAATACAAATTACCGACGGACCCTTCAACGGAGCTTGGGCGTACGGTGAGCTCAAGCGGGGAGGAGACCCATCCAATACGCAGTTTGCCATGCTGGCCCTCTACGCGGCAGAAACGATTGGTATCAACGTCGAAGAATCCACTTGGCGGCGAGCGTTGGGATACTGGACGCGCACTCAACGGGACAATGGATCGTGGGGCTACAACCCTGAGATGCCATCGACCGGCAGCATGACTTGTGCCGGCGTGGCCTCCGTCGTGATTGCATCCGGTCAAGTATCCGAATCCGATGCTAAAGTCACAGGCGATGTTGTGGACTGCTGTGCACGACAGAGCAACAACAACGTGGCGCAGCAGGGACTTGATTGGCTAGGGCGCAACTTCTCGGTGAACAGCAATCCAAATTCCATGGCAAGTCGTCGTAACCGAAGTTTTAGCCGCACCTGGCTTCTTTACTACATGTACGGCATTGAGCGAGTTGGGCGACTATCCGGGCGTCGATTTATAGGGCATCACGACTGGTATCGAGAAGGTGCTGAAACGTTACTCGAACAGCAAGATCGGCTGCGAGGATACTGGCGAGGTACGGGAATGGAGGCAAACACTCACATTGGGACCGCGTTGGCCGTTTTGTTCTTGGCCAAAGGCCGTCGCCCGGTCGTCATCGCCAAACTGCGTCGTGAACCGGAAGCAGATTGGAACCGACATCGCCATGACCTGGCCCACTTAACGCGCGATATCGAACGTCGTTGGGAACGGGATTTGAGCTGGCAGATCATCGAGGGCAGCGCCGCGACGGTAGAAGATTTACTCGAAACCCCGGTTCTGTACCTTTCCGGACGCGACAGTCTACAGCTCTCGAGACAACAAAAAGACATTCTGCGGCAATACATCGATCAGGGCGGATTTATCTTTGCCGAAGCCTGTTGTGAGGGTAGCGGTTTCGACAAAGACTTTCGGGAACTGATCGCCGAATTGTTTCCAGAGAATCCGCTTCGATTGCTGCCTGCGGATCACCCCATTTGGTACGCAGAAGAGAGAGTGAATCCCGACCACATGCGTCCCCTCTACGGTGTCGACTCCTGCTGCCGAACCAGTATCGTCTACTGCCCGGGAGAACTGTCGTGCTACTGGGAATTGGCAGACTCACGACAACAATCTAGCTATCCGCCAGTTGTTCAGGAAGAGATCAAGGCAGCGTTGGCGATCGGAGCGAACGTGATCACCTACGCGACCAATCGCGAGCTCAAGGAAAAGCTTGATACGCCACCAGTACTCGCATTTGAGGGCGACCAGGGCGTACACGAACGAGGTACGCTCTACATCGCGAAACTAGCCCACAATGGCGGAAGCGACGATGCACCCGCAGCCCTGGCAAATCTGCAGCGATTACTGGGATCCAAGCTGAACCTTCGTGTCAGCAGCGAAAAGCGTCTGCTACCGTTCACGGACACGACTCTTTCCGAATACCCCATCGCATTCATGCATGGGCGACGAAGCTTTCGATTGACGGCTGCCGAGCGTTCGGCGCTGGTCGATTTTGTGAAGAATGGTGGATTCATTTTTGCTGATTCGATCTGCGCGAGCCAACAGTTTACCGACTCTTTCCGTAGGGAGATGAAAGCCGCCTTCCCGGATCATCCCCTGCAGGCAATCCCATCCGATCATCCTTTATTTACAGATGCGTTCCAGGGCTTTGATCTGTCCAAAGTACAACTCCGCGATCCACAACAACGACGGACAGAAAACCAACCGCTGCGATCGCGGGTTGAAAGTGTCCCACCTGAGCTCCAGGGGATTGAAATCGATGGGCGACTGGCCGTTGTTTTTTCACCCTACGACCTCAGCTGTGCCTTGGAAAATCAGGGCTCCATCGAATGCAAGGGTTACATGCGCGAAGACGCAGCCAAGATTGGCATTAATGTGATTCTCTATGCCATGCAAAACTAG
- a CDS encoding DUF58 domain-containing protein has protein sequence MSTVEKYLKPEVARQISRLDLRAQFVVKGFLQGLHASPFHGFSVEFSEHRKYTIGDDPKDIDWLVYAKTDKYYVKKFEAETNITGYLAMDLSRSMSFSYGQELTKFDYCICLAAALCYLMVYQNDPVGLITFDTKIRSSLPPKSKRTQFGNLLSHLSQLKPEGETEIAKSLSQIAAMMKHRSLIMIFSDLLGDTEPIIQSLRQIRHGGHDVILFHVLDEAEVQFPFDGVVEFEEPEAKERVQVDATGIRQDYLKELEDFRQRYRRECFQIGVDYVPLDTSMQFDKALMEYLVSRRGR, from the coding sequence ATGTCTACCGTGGAGAAATATCTGAAGCCCGAGGTGGCTCGCCAGATTTCGCGTCTTGATCTTCGCGCCCAGTTTGTAGTCAAGGGTTTTCTGCAGGGTCTGCATGCGAGCCCGTTTCACGGTTTTTCCGTAGAATTTAGCGAGCATCGCAAGTATACGATTGGAGACGACCCCAAGGACATTGACTGGTTGGTTTATGCGAAGACCGACAAGTACTATGTCAAAAAGTTCGAGGCTGAGACGAACATTACGGGGTATCTGGCAATGGACCTCAGTCGTTCGATGTCCTTTTCCTATGGTCAAGAATTAACCAAATTCGATTACTGCATTTGTCTGGCTGCCGCACTCTGCTACTTAATGGTTTACCAGAATGATCCCGTGGGTTTGATCACCTTCGACACAAAGATTCGTAGTAGTCTACCGCCCAAGTCCAAGCGGACACAGTTTGGCAATTTGCTGTCGCATCTTTCTCAACTCAAGCCGGAAGGTGAGACGGAGATTGCCAAGAGCTTGTCGCAAATCGCTGCGATGATGAAACATCGCAGTTTGATCATGATCTTCAGCGATTTACTGGGGGATACGGAGCCAATCATTCAGTCGCTTCGACAAATTCGACATGGCGGTCACGATGTGATCCTCTTTCATGTCTTGGACGAAGCGGAGGTGCAATTTCCTTTTGACGGGGTTGTCGAGTTTGAGGAACCGGAAGCCAAAGAGCGGGTTCAGGTGGATGCGACAGGCATTCGGCAGGATTACTTGAAGGAACTGGAGGATTTCCGCCAGCGTTACCGTCGAGAATGCTTCCAGATTGGAGTCGACTACGTTCCACTCGATACGAGTATGCAATTTGATAAGGCCCTGATGGAGTATTTGGTAAGCCGTCGTGGACGTTGA
- a CDS encoding rhomboid family intramembrane serine protease: MLGLLDLGVRGSESRIDGWNLSWLVVNRGSNWTATMGLYDRPYYQDESGNSFSRMAGQRTMILNLIIVNAVIFVVDVFIWPKTTMEVSDGLVVTHNLSNLLAVKSETLLNPLLWWQFVTYGFAHSPTDAFHLIGNMLGLFFLGQQVEQLYGRQAFLRMYLTSLVVCSVAWSLTSLLLGDRNGALIGASGAVTTVVILFALNFPHQKVLFMMFIPMPAWVLGLLIVGFNLLGMHQGPDGQTERIAFDVHLFGAIYGYLYFKTRADLVTIFMPQRWVHRIRLPKRRPKLKVHDPDVRYDQLDEQADVILKKLHREGETSLSAKERRVLEDYSRRMQQKHR; encoded by the coding sequence ATGCTCGGCCTGCTCGATTTGGGAGTGCGGGGGAGTGAAAGCAGAATCGACGGCTGGAATCTAAGCTGGCTCGTCGTCAACCGAGGTTCAAACTGGACTGCCACGATGGGACTTTACGACCGACCCTACTATCAGGATGAATCCGGCAATTCGTTTTCGCGAATGGCGGGTCAGCGAACGATGATTCTTAATTTGATCATCGTAAACGCGGTTATTTTCGTTGTGGATGTCTTCATCTGGCCGAAGACCACGATGGAGGTTTCCGATGGCTTGGTCGTCACTCACAACTTAAGCAACTTGTTGGCTGTGAAGAGCGAGACGTTGCTGAATCCATTATTGTGGTGGCAGTTCGTGACCTACGGATTTGCCCATTCACCGACTGATGCTTTTCATTTAATCGGTAATATGTTGGGGCTTTTCTTCCTCGGGCAACAGGTAGAGCAGCTTTACGGCAGGCAAGCCTTTCTGAGGATGTATTTGACATCGTTGGTGGTCTGTTCTGTTGCTTGGTCATTGACCAGTTTGTTGCTAGGTGACAGAAACGGGGCACTAATCGGTGCATCGGGTGCGGTGACGACCGTTGTGATCTTATTCGCTTTGAATTTTCCGCACCAAAAGGTGCTGTTCATGATGTTCATTCCCATGCCGGCATGGGTCTTGGGTCTCTTGATCGTTGGTTTTAATCTGTTGGGAATGCATCAAGGACCGGACGGACAAACTGAGCGAATTGCCTTCGACGTTCACCTGTTTGGAGCCATCTACGGCTATCTCTACTTCAAGACCAGGGCGGATTTGGTGACCATTTTTATGCCACAGCGTTGGGTCCATCGAATACGCCTTCCCAAGCGTCGCCCAAAGCTCAAGGTTCACGATCCGGATGTTCGTTACGATCAACTCGATGAACAGGCGGATGTTATCTTGAAGAAGTTGCACCGAGAAGGCGAAACGAGTCTCAGTGCGAAGGAACGTCGTGTGCTGGAGGATTACAGTCGGCGGATGCAGCAGAAGCATCGTTAG